One Peromyscus leucopus breed LL Stock chromosome 4, UCI_PerLeu_2.1, whole genome shotgun sequence genomic region harbors:
- the Mdk gene encoding midkine → MQHRGFFLLALLALLALTSAVAKKKDKVKKGSLGSECSEWTWGPCTPSSKDCGMGFREGTCGAQTQRIHCKVPCNWKKEFGADCKYKFESWGACDGGTKARQGTLKKARYNAQCQETIRVTKPCTSKTKSKTKAKKGKGKD, encoded by the exons ATGCAGCACCGAGGCTTCTTCCTTCTAGCCCTTCTTGCCCTCCTGGCGCTCACCTCCGCGGTGGCCAAAAAGAAAG ACAAGGTGAAGAAGGGCAGCCTGGGGAGCGAGTGTTCCGAGTGGACCTGGGGGCCCTGCACCCCCAGCAGCAAAGACTGCGGCATGGGTTTCCGTGAGGGTACCTGTGGAGCCCAGACCCAGCGCATCCATTGCAAGGTGCCCTGCAACTGGAAGAAGGAATTTGGAG CCGACTGCAAATACAAGTTTGAGAGTTGGGGGGCGTGCGACGGGGGCACCAAAGCCCGCCAAGGGACCCTGAAGAAGGCTCGCTACAACGCCCAGTGCCAGGAGACCATCCGCGTGACCAAGCCCTGCACCTCCAAGACCAAGTCGAAGACCAAAG ccaagaaagggaaaggaaaggattgA
- the Chrm4 gene encoding muscarinic acetylcholine receptor M4, with product MANFTPVNGSSANQSVRLVTATHNHLETVEMVFIATVTGSLSLVTVVGNILVMLSIKVNRQLQTVNNYFLFSLACADLIIGAFSMNLYTVYIIKGYWPLGAVVCDLWLALDYVVSNASVMNLLIISFDRYFCVTKPLTYPARRTTKMAGLMIAAAWVLSFVLWAPAILFWQFVVGKRTVPDNQCFIQFLSNPAVTFGTAIAAFYLPVVIMTVLYIHISLASRSRVHKHRPEGPKEKKAKTLAFLKSPLMKPSIKKPPPGGASREELRNGKLEEAPPPALPPPPRPVTDKDTSNESSSGSATQNTKERPPTELSTTEATTPALPAPTLQPRTLNPASKWSKIQIVTKQTGNECVTAIEIVPATPAGMRPAANVARKFASIARNQVRKKRQMAARERKVTRTIFAILLAFILTWTPYNVMVLVNTFCQSCIPERVWSIGYWLCYVNSTINPACYALCNATFKKTFRHLLLCQYRNIGTAR from the coding sequence ATGGCCAACTTCACACCCGTCAATGGCAGCTCAGCCAATCAGTCTGTGCGCCTGGTCACGGCAACCCACAACCACCTGGAGACAGTGGAGATGGTGTTCATTGCCACGGTGACAGGCTCCTTGAGCCTGGTGACTGTTGTGGGGAACATCCTGGTGATGCTGTCCATCAAGGTCAACAGGCAGCTGCAGACAGTCAACAACTACTTCCTGTTCAGCCTGGCGTGCGCCGACCTCATCATAGGTGCGTTCTCCATGAACCTCTACACCGTGTACATCATCAAGGGCTACTGGCCCCTGGGCGCGGTGGTCTGTGACCTGTGGCTGGCTCTGGACTATGTGGTGAGCAACGCCTCTGTCATGAACCTTCTCATCATCAGCTTCGACCGCTACTTCTGCGTCACCAAACCCCTCACCTACCCTGCCCGCCGCACCACCAAGATGGCCGGCCTCATGATTGCGGCTGCCTGGGTCCTGTCCTTTGTGCTCTGGGCCCCTGCCATCTTGTTCTGGCAGTTTGTGGTGGGCAAGAGGACGGTGCCTGATAACCAGTGTTTCATCCAGTTCTTGTCCAACCCGGCGGTGACCTTTGGCACGGCCATTGCGGCCTTCTACCTTCCCGTGGTCATCATGACGGTGCTGTACATTCACATCTCACTGGCCAGCCGCAGTCGAGTCCACAAGCATCGACCTGAGGGCCCCAAGGAGAAGAAGGCCAAGACTCTGGCTTTCCTCAAGAGCCCCCTGATGAAGCCGAGTATCAAGAAGCCTCCGCCAGGGGGCGCCTCTCGGGAGGAACTGCGCAACGGGAAGCTAGAAGAGGCCCCTCCGCCAGCCCTGCCCCCGCCGCCGCGCCCGGTGACCGACAAGGACACGTCCAATGAGTCTAGCTCGGGCAGTGCCACCCAGAACACCAAGGAACGGCCACCCACAGAGCTGTCCACCACAGAGGCCACCACACCAGCCCTGCCCGCCCCTACCCTGCAGCCACGGACCCTCAACCCAGCTTCTAAATGGTCCAAGATTCAGATTGTAACAAAGCAGACGGGCAATGAGTGCGTGACGGCCATCGAGATTGTACCCGCCACGCCGGCTGGCATGCGCCCAGCAGCCAATGTGGCCCGAAAGTTCGCCAGCATCGCTCGCAACCAGGTGCGCAAGAAGCGGCAGATGGCGGCCCGTGAGCGCAAAGTGACTCGGACCATCTTTGCCATCCTGTTGGCCTTCATCCTCACCTGGACACCCTACAATGTCATGGTCCTGGTGAACACCTTTTGCCAGAGCTGTATCCCCGAGAGGGTGTGGTCCATCGGCTACTGGCTCTGCTACGTCAACAGCACCATCAACCCTGCCTGCTATGCGCTCTGCAATGCCACTTTCAAAAAGACCTTCCGGCACCTCCTGCTGTGCCAGTATCGGAACATCGGCACAGCCAGGTAG